A window from Candidatus Nitrospira neomarina encodes these proteins:
- a CDS encoding endonuclease III domain-containing protein, translating into MNEDDNLVFLSLVKKAIRAFPTPILSHLAEQGSDPFKILIACVLSLRTRDQVTAEASQRLFAISSDPFSMAKMQVKKIEKTIFPVAFFRIKARQIKGISQKICNDFHGKAPDTIDALLSLPGVGRKTANLVVTLAYKKPGICVDTHVHRICNRWGFVFTATPDETEQALRGKLPRRWWIPLNGMLVPFGQNICTPVSPRCSVCILGQCCPKNGVLSIR; encoded by the coding sequence ATGAATGAGGATGACAATCTTGTCTTCCTCAGCCTGGTTAAAAAGGCTATAAGGGCATTTCCTACCCCAATCCTTAGTCACCTTGCCGAACAAGGCAGTGACCCATTTAAAATCCTGATTGCCTGTGTTTTGAGCTTGCGAACTCGTGATCAAGTGACCGCCGAGGCTAGCCAGAGGTTATTTGCAATTTCATCTGACCCATTTTCAATGGCTAAAATGCAGGTGAAAAAAATAGAGAAAACAATTTTCCCTGTCGCGTTTTTCCGCATAAAAGCTAGGCAAATTAAGGGAATAAGTCAAAAAATCTGCAATGATTTTCACGGGAAAGCTCCTGATACTATTGATGCCCTGTTATCATTGCCAGGGGTTGGGCGTAAAACTGCTAATCTGGTGGTTACTTTAGCCTATAAAAAGCCAGGAATATGCGTAGATACACATGTCCATCGGATTTGCAATCGATGGGGTTTTGTCTTTACCGCTACCCCTGATGAAACAGAGCAAGCACTTCGTGGGAAGCTTCCTCGAAGGTGGTGGATTCCGCTCAATGGGATGTTGGTCCCGTTTGGTCAAAATATATGCACGCCGGTTTCGCCTAGGTGCAGTGTTTGTATTCTGGGTCAATGTTGTCCCAAAAATGGTGTTTTATCTATACGGTAA
- the rpsU gene encoding 30S ribosomal protein S21 has translation MEVRVINNNVEKALKVAKKKLAAEGLFRELKRRRFYEKPSVKKKGKEREAARRRQKWLSKNRMF, from the coding sequence GTGGAAGTACGAGTTATCAATAACAACGTTGAAAAAGCATTGAAAGTCGCTAAGAAAAAGTTAGCGGCAGAGGGTTTATTTCGTGAATTAAAACGGCGCAGATTTTATGAAAAACCTAGCGTTAAGAAAAAGGGTAAAGAGCGTGAAGCCGCACGTCGTCGCCAAAAATGGCTTTCAAAGAATAGAATGTTTTAG
- a CDS encoding NAD(P)(+) transhydrogenase (Re/Si-specific) subunit beta produces the protein MYDFIINFSYLVASVLFIFGLKGLTHPRTAVRGNFLGACGMLLAVVVTLTDRHIVSYEYIILGMVVGGAIGAVLAIRIEMTSMPEMVALLNGFGGAASIFVAGAALIEGSSLTDSPMFQLTIATAASGLIGAVTFWGSLVAFGKLKGLISENAILFSGQQVINSILAILVLGLSIGVVLSPENFSLYWMLVGVASVLGVLLVLPIGGADMPVVVALLNSYSGLAAAATGFVLSNNVLIITGSLVGASGIILTHIMCKAMNRSLTNVLFGVMGPSGEGGQTADEVYGGKVKSASPEEVALLFDAARRVVIVPGYGMAVSQAQHPVATLAALLESRGTTVEYGIHPVAGRMPGHMNVLMAEADVPYDALKDMDEINQTIDQVDVVLVIGANDVVNPLARTDPSSPIAGMPIIDVDKAKIVVVIKRSLSPGFAGIPNPLFALDNSLMLFGDGKKMVLDMVAALKDS, from the coding sequence ATGTACGATTTCATTATAAATTTTTCTTACCTCGTTGCGTCCGTCCTGTTCATTTTTGGCCTGAAGGGCCTTACCCATCCTCGAACGGCAGTTCGCGGGAATTTTCTGGGTGCCTGTGGAATGCTGCTGGCCGTGGTCGTGACCCTCACGGATCGACACATTGTCAGTTATGAGTACATTATTTTGGGAATGGTAGTGGGTGGTGCCATTGGCGCGGTGTTGGCCATTCGCATAGAGATGACCTCTATGCCAGAGATGGTCGCGCTTTTGAATGGATTTGGTGGCGCTGCCTCAATCTTTGTGGCTGGGGCCGCTTTGATTGAAGGTTCTTCGTTAACGGATTCACCTATGTTTCAATTAACGATTGCCACCGCTGCCTCAGGATTAATCGGGGCCGTTACGTTTTGGGGTAGCCTGGTAGCCTTTGGAAAACTGAAGGGGCTGATTTCGGAAAATGCGATTTTGTTTTCCGGTCAACAAGTGATTAATTCTATTTTGGCCATATTGGTCCTTGGGTTAAGCATAGGGGTGGTATTAAGTCCTGAGAATTTCTCGCTGTATTGGATGTTGGTGGGTGTGGCATCTGTGTTAGGAGTTTTGCTGGTGCTTCCTATTGGTGGTGCGGATATGCCTGTGGTGGTGGCGTTATTGAATTCCTATTCGGGGTTAGCTGCCGCGGCAACAGGTTTTGTGCTTTCCAATAATGTCCTCATCATCACCGGTTCATTGGTTGGTGCGTCCGGGATCATTCTGACCCATATTATGTGTAAAGCCATGAACCGTTCATTGACCAATGTCTTGTTTGGAGTGATGGGGCCTTCAGGTGAGGGTGGCCAAACCGCAGATGAAGTGTATGGGGGAAAAGTTAAGTCGGCATCTCCTGAGGAAGTTGCGTTGCTGTTTGATGCGGCGCGGCGAGTGGTAATTGTTCCAGGCTATGGAATGGCCGTATCCCAAGCTCAACATCCGGTCGCCACCCTGGCCGCTCTTCTGGAGAGCCGTGGGACCACCGTAGAATATGGTATCCATCCTGTGGCAGGAAGAATGCCAGGCCATATGAATGTCCTTATGGCTGAGGCGGATGTTCCCTATGATGCGCTGAAAGATATGGATGAGATCAACCAAACGATTGATCAGGTGGATGTTGTCCTAGTTATTGGTGCCAACGACGTGGTGAACCCCTTGGCCAGGACTGATCCAAGTAGTCCAATTGCTGGAATGCCCATCATTGATGTCGATAAGGCAAAAATCGTTGTGGTAATAAAACGCAGTTTAAGCCCTGGTTTTGCTGGAATCCCCAATCCGTTATTCGCCTTGGATAATTCATTGATGTTATTTGGAGATGGCAAAAAGATGGTATTGGATATGGTTGCCGCATTGAAAGACTCATAG
- a CDS encoding proton-translocating transhydrogenase family protein gives MEMFLMSFTVFVLAIFVGFEVITKIPPTLHTPLMSGSNAISGITLVGAIVSTGTELWVTTVLGFLSVVLASINVIGGFMVTNRMLAMFKKKT, from the coding sequence ATGGAAATGTTTCTTATGTCCTTTACGGTTTTTGTCCTCGCGATCTTCGTGGGCTTCGAGGTCATCACGAAAATACCGCCCACTCTTCATACTCCCTTGATGTCAGGTTCTAACGCCATTTCAGGGATCACCTTAGTAGGGGCCATTGTTTCTACAGGCACAGAGCTGTGGGTTACCACCGTTCTGGGTTTTCTTTCTGTGGTCTTGGCGTCTATTAATGTGATTGGTGGATTTATGGTGACGAACCGAATGTTGGCCATGTTCAAAAAGAAGACCTGA
- a CDS encoding NAD(P) transhydrogenase subunit alpha: MIVGVLRETYPGEHRVALVPAVLPSLKKGGMDVMVESKAGEQAGYPDSAYVEKGATIASSRAQVFEKADCVVQVRLLGANLTEGQADLTGFRKGQMLVGMAEALTAPQSVQDLASREVMAFALELMPRITRAQSMDILSSMGTVAGYKAVLIAASSLPKMFPMLMTAAGTVTPAKVLIIGAGVAGLQAISVAKRLGAAVEAYDIRPAVKEQILSLGAKFVELPLETAAAEDKGGYAKAQDETFYKKQRELLGKVIATSDVVISTAAVPGKKAPILITADMVGAMAPGSVIVDLAAERGGNCELTKSGQTIVMHGVTIHGPENLSSTVPFHASQMYAKNVATFLLHIVKKGEIQIDMNDEITKETMLTRNGEVVQPRIREVLGLPA, encoded by the coding sequence ATGATTGTTGGCGTCTTACGAGAAACGTATCCTGGTGAACACCGAGTGGCTCTAGTTCCAGCTGTGCTTCCCTCGCTGAAAAAAGGGGGAATGGATGTCATGGTGGAATCCAAGGCTGGAGAACAAGCGGGTTATCCTGATTCCGCGTATGTCGAAAAAGGCGCAACCATTGCCTCATCTCGGGCACAAGTGTTCGAGAAAGCTGATTGCGTTGTTCAAGTGCGGTTGTTGGGAGCAAACCTTACCGAAGGTCAAGCAGACTTAACAGGCTTTCGCAAAGGACAGATGCTGGTTGGAATGGCCGAAGCTTTGACTGCCCCTCAATCGGTTCAAGACCTGGCTTCTCGTGAGGTCATGGCCTTTGCTTTAGAATTGATGCCTCGCATTACCCGTGCCCAAAGCATGGATATCCTTTCCTCCATGGGGACGGTGGCTGGTTACAAGGCGGTACTGATTGCGGCCAGTTCGCTGCCAAAAATGTTTCCAATGCTCATGACAGCGGCCGGAACGGTCACTCCTGCGAAGGTCTTAATCATCGGCGCCGGGGTTGCAGGATTGCAAGCCATTTCTGTGGCTAAGCGATTAGGGGCTGCTGTTGAGGCGTATGATATTCGCCCTGCGGTCAAAGAACAGATTTTAAGTTTAGGCGCCAAGTTTGTCGAACTGCCTTTGGAGACAGCTGCTGCGGAAGATAAAGGGGGGTATGCCAAAGCCCAAGATGAAACCTTTTACAAGAAACAGCGAGAGTTGTTAGGAAAAGTCATTGCTACGAGCGATGTGGTGATTTCCACGGCGGCTGTGCCTGGGAAAAAAGCACCTATTCTTATTACGGCCGATATGGTTGGGGCTATGGCCCCAGGGTCTGTGATTGTAGATTTGGCTGCAGAACGGGGCGGAAACTGTGAGCTGACCAAGTCTGGCCAAACTATTGTCATGCACGGTGTGACTATTCATGGTCCTGAAAACTTGTCCTCAACCGTGCCGTTTCATGCCAGTCAAATGTATGCCAAAAATGTGGCGACCTTTCTCCTCCATATAGTGAAAAAAGGGGAAATTCAAATTGATATGAACGACGAAATTACGAAAGAAACCATGTTGACCAGAAATGGGGAAGTTGTTCAGCCGCGCATTCGGGAAGTATTGGGACTTCCTGCTTAA
- a CDS encoding alkaline phosphatase: MSTSQKRPQQHRRGKLLPCFFLTWSVVWLALFGGTASIASAAQAEHIILVVLEGIKSSSIQGGMTPNLAQLAKDGAVTWSAQSITPPLTVPAMASLLTGLQVEKHRVSAAWETYDFARSFMRSPTVFDYMDLAGGKDTGVFLMDERLYQLVRPEIYVDSQVCGYTKPQCTPERASAYIKDFLKKVTSEKGYGFRLFGVPNLLLVHLPTAVKVGQKYGWDSERYSAALLSIDTAVEQIIQTYKELGVLDKTMVIITGLNSGPLSPPTGGGQTVPTSLTTSELDATIPWIAWGANIKRNHPITQSVSLLDTGATIMYALGLDTYTEWDSHAIGDIFQAVPERRTTDNEPQTKQ, encoded by the coding sequence ATGAGTACTTCACAAAAACGTCCTCAACAACATCGTCGTGGTAAACTCTTGCCGTGTTTTTTCCTAACATGGAGTGTGGTCTGGCTTGCGCTATTCGGTGGAACCGCCTCGATTGCTTCCGCCGCACAAGCCGAACATATTATTCTAGTCGTCTTGGAAGGGATCAAATCATCATCCATTCAAGGCGGCATGACTCCAAACCTAGCTCAATTAGCCAAGGATGGAGCTGTGACCTGGTCCGCTCAATCCATTACCCCTCCTCTCACCGTTCCGGCGATGGCTTCTCTGCTCACGGGCCTTCAAGTCGAAAAACATCGGGTATCCGCCGCATGGGAAACGTACGATTTTGCACGTTCATTTATGCGCTCACCCACGGTCTTTGACTACATGGATCTGGCTGGCGGGAAAGATACCGGCGTCTTTCTTATGGACGAACGACTCTATCAATTAGTTCGACCGGAAATTTATGTCGACTCCCAAGTCTGTGGCTACACCAAACCCCAATGCACGCCCGAAAGAGCATCGGCATATATCAAAGACTTTTTAAAAAAAGTTACCAGTGAGAAAGGCTATGGCTTCCGGCTTTTTGGAGTGCCAAACCTCTTATTAGTACATCTGCCTACGGCGGTGAAGGTCGGGCAGAAATACGGATGGGATTCCGAAAGATATTCGGCTGCCTTACTGTCTATTGATACCGCCGTGGAACAAATCATCCAAACGTATAAAGAACTTGGAGTTTTGGACAAAACCATGGTGATTATTACTGGCCTGAATAGCGGGCCTCTTTCGCCCCCAACAGGGGGAGGTCAAACAGTCCCGACCAGCCTTACGACCTCAGAGCTAGATGCCACAATTCCCTGGATTGCCTGGGGCGCGAATATTAAAAGGAACCATCCCATCACCCAATCGGTCTCTTTATTAGATACCGGAGCGACTATCATGTATGCCCTGGGGCTTGATACGTATACTGAATGGGACAGCCATGCGATTGGTGATATTTTCCAAGCTGTTCCAGAAAGACGGACCACCGACAATGAACCACAAACAAAACAATAA
- a CDS encoding HEAT repeat domain-containing protein, giving the protein MPNSVQDWIDALEDADDATREEAAKALAEKGDPKTLEPLLNALEDDYWSVRTYVGWALAKIGGEKAVEGLITLFNDNMMEVQAEAVKAMASMGKCVIPQLLTCLKDKRWRVREQAAKTLGELRDPQAVPGLNLVCRDRDGAVKSAAAEALGKIGDPKAIPTLIKLFKDTSKIVRETAGTALMYIGKESVDALLESLKDPHFVVRCHAVRALGGMTTDYQMGRVWVREARVVDALIDMVKDPDRAVREDATIALGNIGDARAVDALMEAMKDGTVKRHAIASLGMIGDPRAYPPVLDALKGKGIHQEGKPTPGCIISEDLLIKEAAATALGHFRHPKVIPDLVLLLKDLVLRDYAANSLVLIGDAAIEPLVWFLHDPDLSKVQQESERVLAFATTRMTAGGALKKTVLDTLDKLGWKPTEGISKENREIEYTDTTNVLGEGGEGRFGKSGDFAMPAKPPKIER; this is encoded by the coding sequence ATGCCGAATTCTGTGCAAGACTGGATTGATGCCCTCGAAGATGCCGATGATGCCACTCGCGAAGAGGCCGCCAAAGCCCTTGCTGAAAAGGGTGACCCGAAAACGTTAGAACCCCTTCTGAACGCCCTTGAAGACGACTATTGGTCGGTTCGAACGTATGTCGGTTGGGCGTTAGCCAAAATTGGCGGAGAGAAGGCCGTTGAAGGTCTCATTACGCTTTTCAATGACAATATGATGGAAGTGCAAGCTGAAGCAGTAAAAGCCATGGCCTCCATGGGAAAATGCGTCATCCCACAATTACTGACTTGCCTGAAAGACAAGCGGTGGCGGGTGCGAGAACAAGCCGCTAAAACGTTAGGTGAATTGCGTGACCCTCAGGCCGTACCGGGATTGAACCTGGTGTGTCGCGATCGGGATGGTGCAGTCAAGAGTGCCGCAGCCGAAGCCTTAGGAAAAATTGGAGACCCAAAAGCCATTCCAACCCTGATTAAGTTATTTAAAGACACCTCGAAGATCGTGCGGGAAACTGCCGGAACCGCATTGATGTATATTGGAAAAGAATCAGTTGATGCTCTATTGGAGTCGCTCAAGGATCCTCATTTCGTTGTGCGTTGTCACGCCGTTCGGGCACTAGGAGGCATGACGACCGACTATCAAATGGGACGGGTGTGGGTTCGTGAAGCTCGTGTCGTCGATGCCCTGATCGACATGGTAAAAGACCCGGATCGAGCGGTTCGCGAAGATGCTACGATTGCCTTGGGCAATATAGGCGATGCCCGTGCAGTAGATGCCCTCATGGAAGCCATGAAAGACGGTACAGTTAAACGCCATGCCATTGCTTCCCTCGGCATGATCGGAGATCCTCGCGCTTATCCTCCCGTCCTGGACGCGTTAAAGGGTAAGGGCATACATCAAGAGGGGAAGCCAACCCCTGGCTGCATTATTAGCGAAGACCTCTTAATTAAAGAAGCGGCTGCTACAGCACTTGGTCATTTCCGCCATCCCAAAGTCATTCCGGACTTAGTGTTGTTACTTAAAGACCTGGTCCTTCGTGATTATGCCGCCAATTCCTTGGTGTTGATTGGAGATGCAGCGATTGAGCCACTCGTATGGTTCCTCCATGACCCGGATCTGTCTAAAGTTCAGCAAGAAAGCGAGCGAGTTTTGGCTTTTGCGACCACTCGAATGACGGCAGGTGGTGCCCTTAAAAAAACAGTCTTAGATACCCTTGATAAACTCGGCTGGAAACCAACCGAAGGCATCAGCAAAGAGAACAGAGAGATTGAATATACCGACACCACTAATGTGTTAGGTGAGGGAGGAGAAGGCCGCTTTGGCAAGAGTGGTGACTTCGCTATGCCGGCCAAACCACCAAAAATCGAAAGGTAA
- a CDS encoding glycine/sarcosine N-methyltransferase: MIQKATMPGTKQMYGENPIAQRKTDLYKQEYVQSFVQKWDALIDWEARASSEGDFFIRILKERGVKRVLDVATGTGFHSIRLLRAGFEVTSADGSPEMLAQAFENARRAGYIMRTIHADWRWLSRDIHNKYDAVICLGNSLTHLFSEQDRRKALAEFYTALKHDGVLILDQRNYDGILDEGFTSKHVYYYCGDNVSAEPEHVDEGLARFKYTFPDGATFHLNMYPLRKEYTRRLMNEVGFQQVKTYADFQETHKVEDPDFYVHVAEKLYKNEERPTTIMSKFGNLNYSTTVDTARDYYNSSDADRFYATIWGGEDIHIGLYVSDNDSIFDASRRTVEKMAASIKDLDSTTRVLDIGSGYGGSARHLVRQYGCQVGCLNLSEVQNKRNRALNQKENISLAINVIDGNFESIPMPDGSVDVVWSQDAILHSGNREKVFQEVHRVLAKGGQFIFTDPMKSATCPPDVLQPILDRIHLDSLGSIEYYRQLAVQLGFQEIRIEDLSENLAAHYGRVLQELTAQHHALIQVCTEEYLASMKVGLQHWVQAGKSGHLSWGILHFQRD; this comes from the coding sequence ATGATTCAGAAAGCGACGATGCCCGGTACGAAGCAAATGTATGGCGAAAATCCCATAGCCCAACGAAAAACAGATTTATACAAACAGGAATATGTGCAGAGTTTTGTGCAAAAATGGGACGCCTTGATTGATTGGGAGGCCAGGGCCTCGAGTGAAGGGGACTTTTTTATCCGGATTTTAAAGGAACGGGGCGTCAAGCGCGTATTGGATGTCGCGACGGGCACGGGATTTCATTCTATTCGGCTCTTGCGTGCCGGGTTCGAAGTCACGAGTGCGGACGGCAGTCCTGAAATGTTAGCGCAGGCATTTGAAAATGCCCGACGAGCCGGGTATATCATGCGAACAATTCATGCTGATTGGCGCTGGTTAAGCCGGGATATCCACAATAAATACGATGCGGTGATTTGCCTGGGAAACTCTCTGACTCATCTCTTTTCCGAACAGGATCGGAGAAAAGCCTTGGCTGAATTTTACACCGCCCTGAAGCACGATGGAGTGTTGATTCTGGACCAAAGGAATTACGATGGGATTTTAGATGAGGGGTTTACGTCGAAGCATGTGTATTACTATTGCGGAGACAATGTGAGTGCGGAGCCGGAACATGTTGATGAAGGACTCGCACGGTTCAAATATACCTTTCCCGATGGAGCAACTTTTCATTTGAATATGTATCCGCTAAGAAAAGAATATACGCGTCGGCTCATGAATGAGGTTGGCTTTCAGCAGGTAAAAACCTATGCGGATTTTCAAGAAACGCATAAAGTTGAGGACCCTGATTTTTATGTGCATGTGGCGGAAAAACTCTATAAAAATGAGGAACGCCCCACCACGATCATGAGCAAATTTGGGAATCTGAATTATTCCACCACTGTGGATACGGCACGAGATTATTACAACAGTTCGGATGCTGACCGGTTTTATGCCACGATCTGGGGCGGAGAGGATATCCATATTGGATTGTACGTATCCGACAATGATTCGATTTTCGATGCCAGCAGACGTACCGTGGAGAAAATGGCGGCTTCTATCAAGGATCTTGATTCAACGACACGGGTGTTGGACATTGGGTCGGGGTACGGAGGTTCAGCGCGTCATCTCGTGAGACAATACGGATGCCAGGTTGGATGCCTGAATTTGAGTGAAGTCCAAAATAAACGAAATCGGGCACTGAATCAGAAAGAGAATATTAGTTTAGCGATTAATGTCATTGACGGGAACTTTGAGTCGATTCCCATGCCGGATGGGAGCGTTGATGTGGTGTGGTCGCAGGATGCCATATTGCATAGCGGAAATCGGGAAAAGGTGTTTCAAGAGGTTCATCGGGTGTTGGCCAAGGGCGGACAATTTATTTTTACCGATCCGATGAAGAGTGCGACCTGTCCCCCGGATGTGCTGCAACCGATTTTAGATCGTATCCATTTGGATTCGCTGGGGTCGATTGAATATTATCGGCAACTGGCCGTCCAATTAGGATTTCAAGAAATTCGAATTGAGGATCTTTCAGAAAATCTTGCCGCGCATTATGGACGAGTACTTCAGGAATTAACGGCACAACACCATGCGCTCATTCAGGTTTGTACGGAAGAATATCTGGCTTCTATGAAGGTGGGACTTCAGCATTGGGTTCAGGCTGGGAAAAGTGGCCATCTCAGTTGGGGAATTTTGCACTTTCAGCGAGACTAA
- a CDS encoding glycine betaine uptake BCCT transporter, translated as MKSTTLVFNISCAMAFLFLLWGAMAPKHLAKITGTFQTALLDSFGWLYVLAATGFLVCAFCLIFSRWGDIPLGPDGAKAEFPLHTWFAMLFCAGMGIGLVFWGVAEPTSHFHDPPVGEGGTPQAARLALQYSFFHWGLHPWGIYTMVGMALAYFQFRKGTPGLFSSGCQPVLGRHATGLLGTTVDVIAVFATVFGVATSLGFGAVQISGGLSYVFDMPNTLTTQLAVIAIVTVLFMLSAQTGLQRGIKYLSNLNMILALSLLLFLLFLGPTHFIMTVFPSTFGNYIQNLPTMSLNLAPFRDSTWIHNWTLFYWAWWIAWAPFVGTFIARISKGRTVRQFVLGVLLVPSLFCAFWFTVFGGTGIALELFQDTPLKAIMETEGIEVLLFTVLEQYPMGTVMSLIAIFLIGTFFITSADSATFVLGTLTTNGSLNPPNRIKFTWGIIQSLSAAILLWSGGLKGLQTGAILAAFPFVFVIIILIISLLKSFKEETR; from the coding sequence CTGAAATCGACCACACTTGTCTTCAACATCTCTTGCGCCATGGCCTTTCTTTTCCTCCTTTGGGGAGCCATGGCCCCGAAACATTTAGCGAAAATAACCGGGACATTCCAAACAGCACTTCTTGATTCGTTTGGCTGGTTATATGTTCTGGCAGCAACAGGTTTTCTTGTTTGTGCGTTCTGTCTGATCTTTTCTCGATGGGGTGATATTCCGCTTGGGCCGGATGGAGCCAAGGCTGAATTTCCTCTCCACACCTGGTTTGCCATGCTGTTTTGCGCAGGCATGGGCATTGGGCTCGTATTCTGGGGAGTTGCCGAACCCACGTCCCATTTTCATGATCCGCCCGTCGGCGAGGGAGGAACTCCGCAAGCTGCCCGCTTGGCACTGCAATATTCCTTTTTCCATTGGGGCCTTCATCCATGGGGCATTTACACCATGGTGGGCATGGCCCTGGCCTATTTCCAATTTCGAAAAGGCACACCAGGACTGTTTAGCTCAGGTTGCCAGCCGGTTCTCGGCAGGCATGCCACTGGACTGCTGGGAACCACCGTGGATGTCATCGCCGTCTTTGCCACGGTCTTCGGTGTGGCAACCTCACTGGGGTTTGGAGCGGTGCAAATCAGTGGTGGATTATCCTATGTTTTTGACATGCCGAATACCCTCACGACTCAATTAGCCGTCATCGCCATTGTGACCGTGCTCTTTATGCTCTCCGCTCAAACGGGACTCCAACGGGGCATCAAATACCTTAGTAATTTAAATATGATATTGGCGCTGTCTCTCCTGTTATTCCTGCTTTTTCTCGGCCCGACCCACTTCATTATGACGGTGTTCCCCTCGACATTCGGAAACTACATCCAAAATCTCCCAACGATGAGCTTGAACCTCGCTCCCTTCCGAGATTCGACCTGGATTCACAACTGGACATTATTTTATTGGGCATGGTGGATCGCATGGGCCCCATTTGTGGGCACCTTCATCGCGAGAATTTCAAAAGGGCGGACTGTGCGTCAATTCGTGTTGGGTGTATTGCTTGTTCCGTCACTCTTTTGTGCATTTTGGTTCACAGTGTTTGGCGGAACCGGTATCGCCTTAGAACTGTTCCAGGACACGCCCCTGAAAGCCATCATGGAAACGGAGGGCATCGAGGTCCTGCTATTTACGGTATTAGAACAATATCCAATGGGCACGGTCATGTCGCTCATCGCCATTTTTTTGATTGGCACCTTTTTCATCACCTCAGCGGATTCGGCCACCTTTGTGCTAGGGACACTCACCACCAACGGTAGCCTCAACCCACCCAACCGGATCAAATTCACCTGGGGAATTATTCAGTCTCTGTCGGCCGCCATCCTCCTGTGGTCCGGCGGCCTCAAAGGCCTGCAAACCGGCGCTATTCTCGCCGCCTTTCCGTTTGTTTTTGTCATCATTATCCTCATCATCTCCCTTCTCAAATCCTTCAAGGAGGAAACGAGGTAG
- a CDS encoding HEAT repeat domain-containing protein: protein MVDSVAEHISALDDEDWGVREDAAVALGRLGDPRSVQPLIRTLRDSDRAVREAATAALKALGEPAILSLGFCLQDLNPQVQESAACILADIANEQVLDPLLSAALNPNWIVRMSAAKGLSRIQNSQAIDTLILLLQDKVPAVREEAGRAIQTIGNTSIPKLLEKLKDQNWKIRLRAVEALTLLKPLEAVGHLMILVLEDSDTAVRQDAVRALGQIGDTRAIPLLLSSLALETPSLKLPSIEALGQLRSTEAIPMLIALVNSLPKEAYEDRIEGCTDPQYKEDLPPLEAAIRALGKIRDPQAIPALIQALQSTLLRTEAAEALTQFGQTAVNPLLNLLKTTKNDNLRRHVLESLSHLGWRPGQIRI, encoded by the coding sequence ATGGTCGACTCAGTCGCTGAACATATTTCTGCCCTGGACGACGAAGATTGGGGGGTGCGGGAAGACGCCGCGGTAGCCCTCGGACGTCTTGGCGATCCCCGCAGCGTTCAACCATTGATTCGGACGCTTCGTGACTCGGATCGGGCCGTGCGGGAGGCCGCAACTGCAGCCCTCAAAGCGCTTGGCGAACCGGCCATTCTCTCATTAGGTTTTTGCCTTCAGGATCTGAATCCTCAGGTTCAGGAGTCGGCCGCATGCATCCTGGCCGATATTGCCAACGAACAGGTCTTAGATCCCTTGTTGTCCGCCGCATTAAATCCTAACTGGATTGTGCGCATGTCGGCAGCCAAAGGCCTTAGTCGCATTCAGAACTCTCAAGCCATTGATACCTTAATTTTGCTTCTCCAGGATAAAGTGCCGGCCGTGCGAGAGGAAGCGGGACGGGCCATACAGACCATCGGCAATACAAGCATTCCAAAATTGTTGGAAAAATTAAAGGATCAAAATTGGAAAATCCGTTTGCGGGCTGTGGAAGCGTTAACCCTGTTGAAACCCCTGGAAGCGGTAGGACATCTGATGATTCTGGTTCTCGAAGATTCCGATACAGCCGTGCGCCAGGACGCCGTGCGAGCACTCGGACAAATAGGCGATACCCGTGCCATTCCTTTATTGCTATCGTCCCTTGCTCTCGAAACGCCATCACTCAAATTACCCTCGATTGAAGCACTTGGCCAGCTCAGATCCACCGAAGCCATTCCCATGTTAATCGCCTTGGTCAACTCGCTACCCAAGGAAGCCTACGAAGATCGCATAGAAGGATGCACCGACCCTCAATATAAAGAAGATCTCCCTCCCCTGGAAGCCGCCATCAGGGCCCTGGGAAAGATTCGTGATCCACAGGCTATTCCCGCCCTTATTCAAGCGTTGCAGAGTACGCTCTTGCGGACAGAAGCCGCCGAGGCCCTCACGCAGTTTGGCCAAACAGCCGTGAATCCATTGTTAAATCTCTTAAAAACGACCAAGAATGACAATCTCCGTCGTCATGTGTTGGAATCCCTTTCTCACCTTGGCTGGAGGCCGGGACAAATACGCATCTAA